The genomic region TTACGTTCTTTTTTTTGGCCCTAAGTTCGGCAAAAAAGCGGGACAGCATGGATGAGGTTTCCTCCCCCCGCACGCCGGGGGTGAGAACGACGCTATGGTTCAGCCTCTTGTCGTCGGAAAGGTCGTAGAGAGAGCCGGCGGCGCCTCCTTTGGGGTCGTAGCTCCCGAAAACGACCCGGTCCAGGCGGGAAAGGATGACAGCTCCCATGCACATGGTGCAGGGCTCCAGGGTCACGTATAAGGTCGCACCGGTGAGGCGCCAACTGGAAAGCTTCTTTGCAGCCTTGCGGATGGCGATCATCTCGGCGTGCGCCGCCGGGTCCTGCTTGCTCTCCCGAAGGTTGTGCCCGCGTGAGATCACGACGCCGTCCTTTACCACCACGGCGCCTATCGGGACCTCGCCTATCGCCTCGGCCCTTCTCGCCTGCGCTATTGCCTTTCCCATCCAGTAATGATCGTCTTTTTGCATCTTGTTCCTTTGCTGCATAGTAGCTCAATTCTAGCTGGACTTCTGCGAGGTTAGCGGCAGATCTCAGAGTCAAATCCCCCCTGCCCCCCTCCCGCCTTCGCGGACCGAAGCGCTACGGCGCGCAGAGCTGTCGCAAAGGGGGGAACGTAATTGCACCGTTCGCAGGGGGCGCGATAGCCGCGCCTTGGGAAAGTGCCATTGTTGGCGGAGATTCTTGCTCGTCAGTGCAGCCCTTCTCCGGTGGTGGTCATGACCAGCTTGCCATGCTTCACTCCCTTGACACCTATCAGCTCGTCGGCAATCCTGCGCACGTCTCGCGCCTTGCCACGCACCACCAGCACTTCGAGACAGTTGTGGGCGTCGAGATGGACGTGCAGCGCGGATATGATCTGGTCGTGATACGCGTGCTGGTGCTCGGTCAGCTTGTCGGAAAGATCGCGGACGTGGTGGTTGTAGACGAGGGTCACGGTGCCGACCCCTTCCTTTTCCCCTTCCTCCCAGTCGAGCTCCACCTGAGCCGCTCGGATCAGGTCGCGGATCGCCTCGGAGCGGTTGGCGTAACCTTTCTGCTCGATGAGCCTGTCGAAGCTCTCCAGCAACTGGTCGTCCATGGAGATGCCAAACCTTACTGTCTCACCCATACATACCTCTCCTTCCCCAAAAGGTGCCCCACTATACGTGAAACAGCTTCCGGAGTC from Citrifermentans bremense harbors:
- the tadA gene encoding tRNA adenosine(34) deaminase TadA, encoding MQKDDHYWMGKAIAQARRAEAIGEVPIGAVVVKDGVVISRGHNLRESKQDPAAHAEMIAIRKAAKKLSSWRLTGATLYVTLEPCTMCMGAVILSRLDRVVFGSYDPKGGAAGSLYDLSDDKRLNHSVVLTPGVRGEETSSMLSRFFAELRAKKKNVKTPSPNLEKP
- the nikR gene encoding nickel-responsive transcriptional regulator NikR yields the protein MGETVRFGISMDDQLLESFDRLIEQKGYANRSEAIRDLIRAAQVELDWEEGEKEGVGTVTLVYNHHVRDLSDKLTEHQHAYHDQIISALHVHLDAHNCLEVLVVRGKARDVRRIADELIGVKGVKHGKLVMTTTGEGLH